One Nostoc sp. UHCC 0302 DNA window includes the following coding sequences:
- a CDS encoding M20 family metallopeptidase encodes MVSTFPTPSSVDLSRVRLSIRSLQPQLVEWRRRLHQQPELGFKEKLTAEFVSRKLQEWGIEHQTGIAQTGIVAIIKGNKLGTDKVLAIRADMDALPIQELNEVPYKSQHDGVMHACGHDGHTAIALGTAYYLHQHRQDFAGTVKIIFQPAEESPGGAKPMIEAGVLKNPDVDAIIGLHLWNNLPLGTVGVRAGALMAAVECFNCTVLGKGGHGALPHQTIDSVVVAAQIVNALQTIVARNINPIDSAVVTVGELHAGTKRNVIADTARMSATIRYFNPSFAGFFHQRVEQIIAGICQSHGANYDLEYWSLYPPVINDASMAELVRSVAEEVVETPVGIVPECQTMAAEDMSFFLQEVPGCYFFLGSANPDKDLAYPHHHPRFDFDETALAIGVEIFVRSVEKFFS; translated from the coding sequence ATGGTTTCTACTTTTCCCACTCCATCTTCTGTTGATTTATCTCGCGTTCGACTCTCAATCCGCTCATTGCAACCACAGCTAGTAGAATGGCGGCGGCGATTGCATCAACAACCAGAGTTGGGTTTTAAAGAAAAACTAACTGCTGAGTTTGTCTCGCGCAAGTTGCAAGAATGGGGAATTGAGCATCAAACTGGTATTGCTCAAACTGGCATTGTTGCCATCATCAAAGGTAATAAACTAGGTACTGACAAAGTATTGGCAATTCGGGCGGATATGGATGCTTTGCCAATCCAAGAACTTAACGAAGTACCATATAAATCGCAGCATGATGGAGTAATGCACGCTTGTGGACATGATGGACATACAGCGATCGCACTAGGTACAGCTTACTATCTTCACCAACATCGTCAAGACTTTGCAGGTACTGTAAAGATTATTTTCCAGCCAGCAGAAGAATCACCAGGTGGTGCAAAGCCAATGATTGAAGCTGGAGTCCTGAAAAACCCTGATGTTGACGCAATTATCGGTTTGCACTTATGGAATAATTTGCCCTTGGGAACAGTGGGTGTGCGTGCTGGGGCTTTAATGGCTGCTGTAGAGTGCTTTAACTGCACAGTTTTGGGTAAGGGTGGACACGGCGCATTACCACATCAAACTATTGATTCGGTTGTAGTTGCTGCCCAAATCGTTAATGCTCTACAAACAATTGTCGCTCGTAATATTAATCCTATTGATTCAGCAGTGGTGACAGTGGGCGAACTTCATGCTGGAACCAAGCGCAATGTGATTGCTGATACAGCAAGAATGAGTGCCACTATCAGATATTTTAATCCCAGCTTTGCAGGCTTTTTTCATCAGCGTGTCGAGCAGATTATTGCTGGAATTTGCCAGAGTCATGGTGCTAATTATGATTTAGAATATTGGTCACTTTATCCACCAGTAATTAATGATGCAAGCATGGCAGAATTAGTGAGGTCTGTGGCAGAAGAAGTTGTAGAAACTCCTGTGGGTATAGTGCCAGAATGTCAAACTATGGCTGCGGAAGATATGTCATTCTTCTTGCAAGAGGTTCCTGGCTGCTATTTCTTTCTAGGTTCTGCTAATCCTGACAAAGACTTGGCTTATCCTCATCATCATCCAAGATTTGATTTTGATGAAACTGCTTTAGCAATAGGTGTAGAAATATTTGTTCGTAGTGTAGAAAAGTTTTTCAGTTAA
- a CDS encoding serine/threonine-protein kinase — protein MQSPITVGTVLQNRYRIIQILGQGGFGRTYLAEDQRRFNELCAIKELISTATEASAWEKAQELFGREAATLYQIEHPQVPKFRERFEQDQRLFLVVDYVAGKTYRTLLSDRLAVGQTFTQAEVLQLLRSLLPVLEHIHSRGIIHRDISPENIILRDSDAKPVLIDFGVVKELATRLLSPDSTRPVTTVGKLGYSPSEQMQTGQAYPSSDLYALAVTAIVLLTGKEPSELFDEHELTWNWQRWARVNPRFALVLNRMLNRLPSDRYQNALDVAQALQAVDQPPIITPEVSNLQTIAVGRSPNSVPPSTSPKRRAPAPVVPPSRSSSVLDNPLALGAIGSAVVILAGFGSWALVSSIRSQSNTPPEGTKPQTFPSPVISGGSTFTSTPTPTNDEPVISTRRLNLGTSNTTTAEDTIKANQIIRYTFFARAGTKLNTFFDQGTGVLLTVLDPNQQPIDNNSQQVTSYEGILVVTGRHTIELTLSPGVAQSDYNLKVAIEKPVEITPTQTPIPIPRATPTSIPTITETPAPTPTEIPIPVPTETPAPTPTEIPTPTPTSGELQTFPPANGTPPSLFNQRN, from the coding sequence ATGCAATCACCTATTACTGTTGGCACTGTCCTGCAAAACCGTTACCGAATAATTCAAATTCTTGGACAAGGAGGATTTGGTAGAACCTATCTTGCAGAAGACCAAAGGCGTTTTAACGAACTTTGCGCGATCAAAGAACTAATTTCAACAGCAACAGAGGCCTCCGCTTGGGAGAAGGCGCAAGAGCTTTTTGGGCGGGAAGCTGCTACTTTATATCAAATTGAACATCCGCAAGTACCTAAATTCCGAGAAAGATTTGAGCAAGACCAGCGCTTGTTTTTGGTGGTGGACTATGTTGCGGGAAAAACGTACCGAACTCTTTTGAGCGATCGCCTAGCTGTTGGTCAAACTTTTACACAAGCAGAAGTATTGCAGTTATTGCGTTCTTTGTTGCCAGTTTTAGAGCATATTCACAGCCGCGGGATTATTCACCGCGATATTTCGCCAGAAAATATTATTTTGCGAGATAGTGACGCCAAGCCAGTGTTAATTGACTTTGGAGTGGTAAAAGAACTAGCAACACGATTGCTATCTCCAGATAGCACAAGGCCAGTCACCACTGTGGGAAAATTAGGCTATTCTCCCAGTGAGCAAATGCAAACGGGACAAGCTTATCCTAGTAGTGACTTATATGCATTGGCAGTTACAGCCATAGTTTTGCTAACTGGTAAAGAACCAAGCGAACTATTTGATGAACACGAATTAACTTGGAATTGGCAAAGGTGGGCAAGAGTTAATCCGCGATTTGCTTTAGTGTTAAATCGAATGTTGAATCGTCTACCAAGCGATCGCTACCAAAATGCTCTTGATGTAGCTCAAGCTTTGCAAGCTGTAGATCAGCCTCCGATCATTACGCCGGAAGTGTCCAACTTACAAACAATCGCTGTGGGACGCAGCCCTAACTCTGTACCACCATCTACTTCGCCTAAAAGACGCGCTCCTGCTCCTGTGGTTCCACCTAGCCGTAGTAGCTCAGTTTTAGATAATCCGTTGGCCCTCGGTGCTATTGGTAGTGCTGTCGTCATTTTGGCGGGATTTGGTTCTTGGGCGCTGGTGAGTTCTATTCGCAGTCAATCAAACACACCACCAGAAGGCACAAAACCACAAACTTTCCCCTCACCAGTAATTTCTGGTGGTAGTACATTCACGTCTACACCCACACCTACCAATGATGAACCTGTTATATCTACTAGACGGCTCAATCTTGGAACATCTAACACAACCACGGCTGAAGATACTATTAAAGCTAATCAAATCATTCGGTACACATTTTTTGCAAGAGCCGGAACCAAGTTAAATACATTTTTCGACCAAGGAACTGGCGTTTTGCTAACAGTATTAGATCCTAACCAACAACCGATTGATAATAACTCTCAGCAAGTAACATCCTATGAAGGAATATTGGTGGTGACTGGTAGACACACTATTGAGTTAACTTTGAGTCCAGGAGTAGCCCAAAGCGATTATAATCTCAAAGTTGCAATAGAAAAACCTGTCGAAATAACACCTACACAGACACCAATACCAATTCCTAGAGCTACGCCCACGTCCATCCCAACTATTACAGAGACACCCGCGCCAACTCCTACAGAGATACCGATACCAGTTCCTACAGAGACACCTGCCCCAACTCCTACAGAAATACCGACACCAACTCCTACCAGCGGTGAGCTACAAACTTTCCCGCCTGCTAATGGAACTCCACCATCGCTTTTTAATCAAAGAAATTAA
- a CDS encoding ribose-phosphate pyrophosphokinase translates to MNAHRGSAVLSSATFKLQPAATGLTDNHRLRLFSGSANVQLSQEVARYLGMDLGPMIRKRFADGELYVQIQESIRGCDVYLIQPSCQPVNDHLMELLIMVDACRRASARQVTAVIPYYGYARADRKTAGRESITAKLVANLITQAGANRVLAMDLHSAQIQGYFDIPFDHVYGSPVLLDYLASKELPDLVVVSPDVGGVARARAFAKKLDDAPLAIIDKRRQAHNVAEVLNVIGDVKGKTAVLVDDMIDTGGTIAEGARLLREEGARQVYACATHAVFSPPAIERLSSGLLEEVIVTNTIPIPESDRFSQLVVLSVANLLGETIWRIHEDTSVSSMFR, encoded by the coding sequence ATGAATGCACATCGAGGATCTGCTGTGCTGAGTTCTGCAACTTTTAAACTGCAACCAGCTGCAACAGGACTGACTGATAATCATCGCCTGCGGCTTTTTTCTGGTTCTGCCAATGTACAACTGTCTCAAGAAGTTGCTCGTTATCTGGGCATGGACTTGGGGCCAATGATCCGCAAAAGATTTGCGGATGGAGAACTTTACGTTCAAATTCAAGAATCGATCCGAGGTTGTGATGTTTATTTAATCCAGCCATCTTGTCAACCTGTCAATGATCACTTAATGGAATTATTGATTATGGTTGACGCCTGTCGTCGAGCTTCTGCACGTCAGGTTACGGCAGTAATTCCTTACTACGGCTATGCCCGCGCTGACCGGAAAACGGCAGGACGAGAGTCAATAACTGCCAAGTTGGTTGCTAACTTGATTACTCAAGCCGGAGCTAACCGTGTTTTAGCAATGGATCTGCACTCGGCTCAGATTCAAGGTTATTTCGATATACCCTTTGACCATGTTTACGGTTCGCCAGTATTGCTAGATTATCTAGCAAGTAAAGAACTACCTGACCTCGTGGTTGTTTCCCCCGATGTTGGAGGTGTCGCAAGGGCTAGAGCATTTGCGAAAAAGCTGGACGATGCCCCCTTGGCAATTATTGACAAACGTCGTCAAGCGCATAACGTCGCGGAAGTGTTGAATGTTATCGGCGATGTTAAGGGCAAAACAGCAGTATTGGTGGATGACATGATCGACACCGGCGGAACAATCGCGGAAGGGGCGCGATTGCTGCGTGAAGAAGGAGCGCGTCAAGTATATGCCTGTGCAACTCATGCGGTGTTCTCTCCACCAGCGATTGAAAGATTATCCAGTGGTCTGCTTGAGGAAGTGATTGTCACAAACACGATTCCAATCCCAGAAAGCGATCGCTTCTCACAACTAGTAGTGCTTTCAGTCGCTAATCTGCTAGGGGAAACTATCTGGCGGATTCATGAAGATACTTCAGTAAGTAGTATGTTCCGCTAG
- the bioD gene encoding dethiobiotin synthase produces MNTLLITGTDTEAGKTVVTTALAAYWQKYYPQRRLGIMKPIQSGVGDREWYQKLFSLEQSAEEITPLYFQAPLAPPLAAAKENRQVDLAVVWQTLSRLQKRCDFLLIEALGGLGSPVTAELTVADLAGEWRLPTVLVVPVRLGAIAQAVANVALARQSRINLKGIVLNCVQPRSDAEIADWTPPDLIQSLTNTPVLGCLPYLDNPDDLEKLAQVASNLDLETLTLEND; encoded by the coding sequence TTGAACACATTACTGATTACTGGAACTGATACAGAGGCGGGTAAAACTGTTGTCACAACAGCTTTGGCTGCTTATTGGCAAAAATATTATCCTCAGCGCCGCTTGGGAATTATGAAACCGATTCAATCGGGAGTAGGCGATCGCGAGTGGTATCAAAAACTGTTTTCACTGGAACAATCTGCTGAGGAAATTACACCTTTGTACTTTCAAGCACCTCTAGCGCCTCCCTTAGCAGCAGCTAAGGAAAATCGGCAAGTGGATTTAGCAGTGGTTTGGCAAACTTTATCCAGGCTGCAAAAGCGATGTGATTTCCTCCTGATAGAAGCTTTGGGAGGCTTAGGTTCACCTGTAACCGCAGAATTAACGGTGGCCGATTTGGCGGGAGAATGGCGTTTACCAACAGTATTGGTAGTGCCAGTTAGATTAGGAGCGATCGCCCAAGCAGTAGCGAATGTGGCATTAGCCAGACAATCACGTATAAATCTTAAAGGGATTGTACTTAACTGCGTACAACCCCGTTCTGATGCAGAAATAGCCGATTGGACACCACCAGACTTGATTCAATCATTAACTAACACACCTGTTTTAGGCTGTCTGCCTTATCTAGACAACCCAGATGATTTAGAGAAACTAGCTCAAGTAGCGTCAAATCTAGATTTAGAAACACTGACACTTGAGAACGATTAA